CCAGTTGAACTAGCTGAAAaacattttgaatttatttattttaaattggcTGAAAAACattttgtacttattttttatcAGGAATAAAATGTATTGTAATGAAATAATTTAACCAATTCAATGTTAAATtgcatgttatttattttaatatgtatatcaaatttcgtgtcaagtggatattatttactattcgatttataaacttattttttatacataattttagattacaaaaatttgaaatttaaatatttgattcatgacatagttattaatctttgatcttctAAAATTTGTGTGAGTAttaaggatataagaagaaaatgtaattcaatggtgaatttgtcaaaatttatatcCAATTAATAAATACTATGTGGAGTTGTAGCTATTGAATTTTGGAATATAATTTAAGCAAATTATATGAATTGTAGTAAtaattttattggaaaaatgtttaaataattgatgaaattttaaattttaatgctaTCTAACATCCCCAATGTGTtccaaatatattattttgataattaaacATTGAGCTATTAAGGGCCCAAAACGACATAATTTTGTATCAAACAAAGTTGATTATGACATAGACTAACACGAAAACTgaattgaacaaaattaaaagttagaaaaataaattaaatgaaagtGTGAAGTTATATAACTGAATTATATTAGACAAAGTTCAAGGTGCAAATGTGCCATTTGTAATTAAGAATAATTACcagtaaattgttattggttataatttgaaccaatcatgtaaattattttttcaccTACTAGTAATAatttatcacttaaaatttgttgtcaaaGTGTTACGTAcgtaacatttatttttgtaatttggcctcctatctttcttctttctttttatcttatataattttatttattattattattattattattattattttggaaagTTTGCAAGCCGTGGGCCTTGGAGATATTATTGACCGTTACAACAAATTATGTTTTGGGCGCGTATTTGTCGCgctataattttttaagatctccagcccaaaataaaaaaatagaataaaaccCTAGTAGCTCAACGGTGTCGCTCTACTCTTAAAatccttaataaaaaaaaaacgcccTTCTCCTCCGTCGAAGGCAAACCCTTCTGCCTTCTCCTTCTCTCACCACGGCACACCGCATCCCCATCCACCAAAAACTACAAGTCGTGTACGGACGAGTTTCTTTGCATTATATTCGATTCCATTGCGACTACTTGAGAGTgagtgtgtttttttgtttttgtttttgttttcaccTTTACTTTTCTGAACTACTTTGGATACATTGGGTTGAACTTGCTGTGTAACAAAGGATTGGTTTACCGAAaattgtatgtgtgtgttttattttattttattttttaaaattctataataatcaACCAAGGCCTTTCAAATTGTAAACCTCGCTGATAAATCGGTTATTTAACTAATTCCTTGAAACTCTATTTACAAGTATGATATATCTTTGGTAAAGGATGAAGAAAATTACTTTCTGATTCTTGAGAAAcctctaaaatttttatttgcgGGGTTTAAAAGAGGTCATGGTAGGCGGCCTTACACCTAATTTATTGGAGAGACTGATTTCTAGTCTCAAATCCGCAACCTATTGCCTTTGGTGGATGGTACTTGCAATTGCACCAAGGCTTgacctgtaaaaaaaaaaaaaagatgatataataaatttgaatctTAATACCTTACATAGCCGGTATACTGCTACTGTGTTGCGACTGTTGTTGATGCTAAATACTATTGTGTTTGAatgacattatttatttattgggtaATTGCAGTTTGCCTACATGTGTTTAGACTTGTTTTAATAATGCATACCCATGGTTTTGTTACCCATCTCTCCccttgccgttagaaaaacacattttaacacaaaaacataaaagaaaatcttttgtCACACCATTTTCATGGGATTCATTAACACAAAGTTTAGAGCAAACTAACAGGCAAAATCTATGCTATTGGATCAACTTTTGCAGATTTGTACCCCTCTCCACTGAACTTTGTTCCTTGTTTGTatgacattatttatttatttactttttcttacTCAAAAGTCCACTGGTGATGGAACATACAAATATGCTGACGTTTTTCAGTTACAGGCTTGATATTACTTTTGAAAGAGTGAGTGAAATAGCTTGACTTGCTGCTGGTGCTAATTTCTTACTACATGTATGATAGAAAGTTCTGGTGTGTCTTTAGTAAATAGTAAGCTATAttaatgttgatttttttgagtaaagTGCATTGCTATCATATGGCAATGCATTTGCTTTGATTTCTCTTCTAGAATAGTTCATGTGCACACTATGATTGCTATGGCTATGCTTTGCTGTAGTCACATGTGGGTAAATGTGGTTATGTTGGGTGATAATTAGGATGGGTAGgttatattttatattgaatGTTGGATGGAAGAATTAAAATGTAAGGGCAGATATATATTGAGTTAATTTTCTTAAGTGGGGGATTTGATGCCTACAAAAGCTAACAAAATGTTGGTAAAAGCGCACTTAAAGGGATTATTTATACCTAAAGGAAGCTTATTTCAGAAAGcgcacttttttattttaaaaggtaGGTAACtcattaaattaaacaattgattCTGAAAGTTATTAATATGGGATGTTGATTTGTTTTATAAATACCAATCTCATGGTGTGATACAACACATAAGCGTATACCATAttataaattctaaaataagagagggaaaaaaaaaatcatctaagGGACCACATTTTTTAACATGATTGATCCAATTTCCTTGAAATATATTGATGATGGCAACAAGTGATTGCTTGGAGAATAGAATAAGAACCCAATGAATGCGCTGAAGACTATTTGTGTTTGATGACGATTACTGGACATGGGGTAATGTTACTTACTATAACTACTagagttgaagaagaaagattCAAAATGAGATCAAGAGTGAGGTCACTAGGGAGAACAATGGTGTTCAAGTTCTAGTTTACAACATATTCCTATTGGGTGAGAGGGTATTAATTAGATGAAGCAGACGAGGAAGATGATGAGAGTTACAAAATCTTGTGTTAACCTATTGAGAGAGGATATTAATTTAGAAGAAGCAGACAGGGAAGATGATGAGGCTTACAAAATCTTTTGATGACAATTATGATGATCTTATGCTTAATGAGGACGAGGATTGCATTTCTCTGCTTATGTTAAACATAGACGTCATTATTTGTCAGTCtaattatttttggtatttgccTTTGTATTTATTTGGGTTCAACCATGTATTTCATTTTAATCATGGCTATCAAATATCGTAGTTGTAATGTTttacaaagaaagagaattaTATAATATgctatgtttaaattttattagattAGTTGATTATCATATTGTTTTTGAATAACTGCTATCAAATTTACtacattatttttgaaaaatgtgccATTTACTTCAATTAGACTCAAGCTTGTGCTCTGTGCCTAGGCTCTAGGAAGCCTTTGTGCGTAAGTGTGCTTGGTGCTTTCACCAACATATAGTTTAATTATTATTCATGTGTTTCTTTCTAATTGAGCATGCCACTGTTGGGATGTGGGGTTACAGGTCAGAGCACTTGAAATTGTAGAGCCTCTATAGCACATGATGTGAGGCTGGCTTTCGTAAATCATAAGACCAATTTGGCCTATGTGCTAACTTTTGAGAATGTAAGGCTAACCAAACCCACAGCCTCCTTATCAACTCACATCTTACAAATATCCAAATCTACAAGAGGATCTCACTCTTTAAaccttcacttttttttttttttttcccatttttttttcttttctcttgccGTGATGAAGGTGAGATAAAGTTGATCACATTGTGTTCTTCTGGTTGTGGAAAGCCTTCCTTTTGGCATAATCCAAAAACACACTGAAAAAAATCTATACATAAATTTAATGTGTTGCATGTTGCTTCAGGGTGCTCTGATTAGTTTTTATGTCATCAGACAGATTGATAGATACAGGCCAATTGATTTTAAGTTCCACTTAGTCTTGTATAAATTTTGGAAAGAggtaattgctaaattacactTCATCTATAGATAATTGATTTTAACTTTAATCTGTTTGGCTAATTGCCAATTGATTTTAACTTTAACGTTGGGCTAACTGATTGAACTATATCAATGTCTCTTTTGTATCCTTGGTGTGTTTTGGTATGTTGGATATGGAGTGGTTTGATTCATGTATTTTTTCTGATTGCAGTTTGTAGGTTTGGGAGGGACATGATCCATTCCTACCATTCATACTCTCCAGGTTTGTAAGTAAGGATCCTTTACTTGTGCCCTttagcctttttatttttggttttatttaaaTCTTATAGTGAAATTGGTTAGCTATAGTAGAAAATGCGGAATATTAATTTGGTTGCTGGAAAGTAGAGGAAAATAGAGAAATGAAACTTTGATTCACGGGTTTTGTGGTTGTTTTAACTGCTTTGCACAATGAAAAACCCCACTTGGCCTCTAGGTGTATTAGGCTCAATTGTGTataggtttttgttttctttaataccccataattaaaaacttttaatttgattttttaaaattattgtactaatatttttctaatagtTAGGGCCTCTATAATAGAGAGATTTATTCCCTTTGTTTCTCTAGGAATTTTGGAGTGCAAGCCTTTGGAAAGTCATTGAAGTCTcaattaaatttccctcacaagTGTCCTATTGGGCAGATTCAAATGGCAAATACCCACAATTCTATTGTTAGTGGTTGCAACAGTGAGTCAAGAGGTGCCTTGGTTGTTCTGGAAGGCTTGGATCGTAGTGGGAAGACTTCACAGTCTAGTAGACTACTCACATACTTGGAGGGACTGGGGCATTCAGTTGAATTATGGAGGTTTCCTGACAGAAGTACAAATGTTGGGCAAATGATATCTTCTTACCTTTCCAACAAATCACAATTGGATGATCACACGATCCATCTTCTCTTTAGTGCAAATCGTTGGGAGAAGAGGTTTGTTATGTTACTTTTATGCTGTTTGATGTGTTCTGGTTTGTGGAATTTTGGCTATAAGCTGAAATGCCTTGTTTGTTCTGACGGTAGTTTCTTGCTTGTTCTATTTCTTATGCCTATCTAAAAGgggaaagagaaacaaatattgtaatttgataataaaacGTACAGTGCAAACCTTCAGTGCTTAACAATATTATGAACCTTAAGGTTCTTGTGGACTACGGTGATGGTAACCTGCTTGGGAACAATGTTCTACTTTGTTTCTTTAACTTTTCCTGATTGCAATTTCTTTATTGCCAATCTGCATATCTAAACCAATTATTTGAAGTATCATATGATATAGctaaatttcattaatattttgacatgaTTTCCTAAAACACTTCCCATTTACTTGTGTTACGATGTGTTTATTAAATTACCGATAGTCTCAAAAGTTTAAGGaattaggaaatggtgaatttaatcatgtAATCATAATTCTAATACTCTCCCTCACATGTGGGCCTAAACTCTTACTTTATAAATGGGGACTAACTTGCTGGGATTTTTAACATTTCAAGTAGGAGATGGAATGGAGATAGGGATTGAACTCAACATCTCATGTTGTCCCAAAAGCTTTAGCTATTAGGAAATAGTAGatttaatcataattctaacaGTGTTCTTTTTTGTGCAGCTGCtatatgaataaaatttctCACTTATATAAAAGAGAgttcattaaaattttgataaacttttttaGCTtgaaagttttagaattttcatttaacaatctgcatatttaaataaaaagacagACATTTATATGCTGGAGGAATATATCTGCTCCACCATTTTGTTTCCGAGGAAAAGAGTTGCTATTTTAGAACATCAAGACAACTGTCACCAGTCACAAACAAGTTGTTAATTGGCTTGAAACTGAATAGCCGATAAGTTTGCAAGGACAAACTTAAAAGTTTAGGAACTGTAATGGAGCTTATGGTTTTCGGTAATTCGATATTCTGATggcatatatgatatatcaacTATTGCAAGTAAAAGTGGATTTTTGTATGTGGTAACTTTTAGTTAGCTGAATTCTCTCATTCAACAAGATACTGATTAAACGGAGCTAAGCAGTAGAGTGCATATagtcatatcttttttttttttttaataagtatgaACTTTTATTGTAAAAGAGATACATTATGTTCACAATGATGCATGTTGTCATATCTATGGTAGCATTGAATGGTAAAATCTGAGTTGACTTGGGAAGCTATTGTAATGCAGTGTATGTTATAGAAAGTTTTTAACAATTACTTGAACTGTATGGCTTGTGAGAAGTATTAATATgtaattgaaaaattttggatCCTTGAATTATTAGAAGTTTCTCACTCCCGGGCATGTTTACATATTTCTTATGTTTCCAAATGCTGATGTTGAGATACTTGAGATTTGttgcaattttgttttttccattaaatttcAGATTGTTGACCTGTATCAAAGATAACCTTGGTTGAAATCCGTGCTTACACACGGAAGCATTCAACAATAGTGATGATGAGGTGGGCTTACCTATGTGAGTGAGGTGATCATCTTGATTTTTGTGCTAAGTATTATGAATGATTCACTTGgcaccaaaattaagaaaattaaaatgaacaCTTGGCGCAAAATTTGACTACAATTAGAAGttaatttgggtttgatttggattttaattgttCTTTGACTTTaatatataatgttattttattttattcatggTGTGCTACACgagcaaaattttttacaacagATAAATCTTTGAGAAAGGGAATAATTATCTTGGATTGGTTTTATGTTTGTATAAGCCACATGGGGCTAGTGTcacatctttttctttattgtgaTATTACCCAGGAAATGTGGTCTTTAGTCCATTGCTTGTTTGGTCTTGGTTGAGTAGTACCTAACTTGGTGATGGATTTATTATCCTTTGGAAAGCTATTATGTAATGCTTAATGTGGTGCATATGGAGAAAGGAACAATGGTAAAGGTTTTATCTGTGATAAAGCTGAAGTCTAATTTTGAAGGCACTTTATGAGTGGACTTTGGCTTCTATCTCATTCTCTACATCAAATTTTATAGCTTTTATTCATTCTATGAATTTAGATAGCTTTTATGGTGGCTTAGGTGGTAAAAACATGGTCTTCTAGCTGAAGTGGTTGTCTTCAATACGGGCATGGTGGCTAAATTTGGACATAATGGTTTTTGAGACATCATCCAGATCCCATTTTATTCATATCCTTTATGGTCTTAAGCATTTGGACTTGGATGTCACAAATTTATGTGCATTCGAATGTGGCATGGCACTTGGTGTTAACCTGTCTGCAATGCATCATGTATGTAATAAAAATGTGCCATTTAACGCTGGGAGCATGCGTAAGATAGTTTTTCTGTAGTTATGCGCATGGTCATGATCTTGTGGCTTGAGTTGTTGTCTGCAGTGTTGTCATGCTGGGGTTAGTTGGGCACTAGAGGCacttgaaactttaaaattaacCTGTGTAGCCATGATTTTGTACAAAATGATATTATGTTATCAAGTAGCAATAGGTTGAATTCTATAATTCAACTATTAGTATTCTTGCAAGAATGATTGATACCTTCaatctgaaaaaaaattcaattgtagaCAGGATGGATTTCATTGTACCTTCTAAAAGGAAAGAGTACTTGGGTTTTTATGTTTCCTCTGAGCATTATTTATTGGGACAAAAACTTGAGTGACTATTTGTACAAGCACACTTTTGACTGTGGTTGGACTTTACTCAGATCATTGATGGAAACCAAATTGAAGACTGGAACCACCCTTATTGTCGACCGCTATTCTTATTCTGGGGTGGCTTTCTCATCTGCCAAAGGACTTGGCGATGAATGGTGTAAGGTGAAGATATTGTGCAGACTGTTTTAAGATGAAGTTTTATGTTTCCTATCATGTTTTGAGAACAAAGTCTTTTGCAGGCACCAGAGATTGGGTTGCTGGCTCCAGATCTGGTATTGTACCTTGACATACAGCCAGAGGTAAGTTGTAGCTATTAATATGTAACTAAATAAAGTAAACACCAAAGACTTCAGCAATATTATCAACATGTGTTTCTTTGAGTTCTGtaggatttttgttttctttgataaGTTCTTTGAGTTCTATAGGTTTGAGGCATGTAACCGTCCTGCTTGAGAGGTAGCTTGCCTTGTATTGAAAGATTTCAGCATGTTCATTTTTATCAAACCTGTATTTGAGACATGCATACCCCTTTATGTGGTGCTGGCTCCAGATCTGGTATTGTTTCTTATGTGCATAAAGATTCTGGGCTGTCAACACCACCTCACGCCTCTGAATctgaaaaaagataaaagaagaaaaggggaGGGGGGAAGAAGCAACATGGATATGTATAACCTTTTATGCAGGGAATTCATGAACCAAAATCAACTGACTCTAATGGTTATGTGAGGATGACCGTCCATTGAGCCattgtgataatttttattgcttttgcaTTTGGAAGATGTAGGTGAGGGGGagtgaatttaattaatgatgggttaattttttatttttattttaattttttttcattaaagaaCAATGCTATAgagacaacatttttcacaatagttgagttGAGAAGCTTTTGTTGGTTATTATCTGAACCCACCACAAACATCACCTTTTAACCTATCACTAACAATCTGCTTCATCAGCCGGGTGtgaaatttttgtcaaatttgttgtgtttataGACTTTCTCTTCCCTAAAATATAGGTCGGGttccatttttttccttcaaattctaAAAGTAGTACTATGCCCATTgctgaaaatttaaaatgatctACATTTTTTCCTCCATTCACTACTGTAAGTTCATTTGCCGATGCGTCTGATTGAAGGGACCAAATAGAACTTGGGTGATATTTCAGAGACAAAAGTAGATTGTAAACTATATTTATTTTGCCCCTGAAATATAGTCTAGGTTCTATTTCCGTCCCAAAAATATGCATTTTGCTAGACATGCTGACAAAAAACTTATTGAAAATGGACAGAAGGACAAAATGAAGGAcattttaaatttgtgtttttaaactTAAAGTATGATAATAGAACACAACCgaattttagggacaaaaagaatatttttgtcTACATTATACGTGCTGTACCGATTATAGAGTGTATATTACTTCTGTTCATACCGGTGGAAGATAAACCTGATAAAGACACACAGACGCTCACTCATTTACCCTTGCAGATGCTTTCATTCATAAATTTCTACCCTTCTATAATGTGCGCACATACACACATAATATGCAAAGACGTTCATACATACAGATTTACATAATTTTAGGATTGAGAAAAGTCTTTTGAAATTCTTCAGAAAGCTGCAGAGAGAGGAGGATATGGAGATGAGAAATATGAGCAACTTGAGTTTCAGAGGAAAGTTGCCCAATGCTATCAGGTCCTCCATGATGCTTCCTGGAAGGTAATTTTATGTTTCATGTGGTGATACTTTCTGACTCTATTATATCTGGTTGGACACCTAGAAGCCTGCTACTACTACGAATAAAAACCGTTCAAACATCTCTTTATATTTTGCAGTATTTTCATATTCTATTTCAGCTTTTGTTAAACATGTAGTAAAAAAATATTCCAGCCATGCTCATTGGTAACACAGGTAAGAAAGAGTTTGTTATTGAATGTTGACTGATTTTTAGTATGCATTATCTTAATCCTTCCTCAAGTCTATATTTTAAAGAATGtggaaatattatattttagataataatagcACTTAATTCTATCCAAAGTTATGCTGTTTGTTGATTCCCATCAAATTCGCTCTTGGAGTTTGCtcatttatttatcttttattgaCGGAGAAAGCATCAACAAAAAGAGGCTATTAGATAAGAACAAAGAATATTCCCTTTTGAAGTTATGTTCTTGTTTGTTGGTTTCTTACTTTTACGGATggagttttattttgttttttgtttttctggttTCTTTTAAGACTGGCATTGTTAGACGTGCAATGGTTGCTGCCCATAGTGTCTGCCCCTGGTCAATTTGGCTTTCTGTTAATTGaagttttgttttgaatttcacttgTCTAGTTTCCTCTCTAATATCATTTATGGATTGCTTTGACTTTTGACCTTGTATCATTGATTCATTGAAGATAGTTGATGCCTGCCAACCCATAGAAGACATTGAGAAACAGCTGCAAGAGCTTGTGTTGGAATGTGTCATGGCATGCCAGAAGGGAAAACCCCTAGCCAACCTCTGGTCAGGTTAATCCTTCCTACCTTCTACCTTCTGTTTACTTTTATACCTTTTATCTTTTCCCTCTGAGATTCTGCAAATGTTCCTCCGCATACTGGtcaaagtattttttattatcttggCATGTTCTTGATAATTCTGGCACTGTTTTGGAATCACTTTCAGCCCTTGTTTTAATGACAAAGGGGTATGTGAATTATATAGTTTATATTAAATTGGTAAGGATGGTTAAACTGAAGATGGGTTTGGTtgaaagtgtgtgtgtgtgtgtatgtgttttgcTATGGGTAATTTGTGTGGTTGATGCTATTTCAGTTTTCTGGTTTTTGATCTGGTTGTTTCTGTCTTTTGTCTCTGGTTGTGGTTGATATCCTActctctttttgtgttttagCCTGTAGTTGTGTCTTTGTGGATTGAAGAGTAAAGTAGCATCTCCACCCTTATTCAGTTATTCCTTAATATCATCTCTTACAAATAACTTCATGTCTATATTTTTAATACTAGTTTCTGAGAAGCCAGATTTTGAATGTATGCATATTAGCATAAACATGATATTAAGAAGGGGTAGGTAAGGGCACAAGTTCTCTGCTCGTCAATTAACTCTTTCACTAGTGTTATTTACTTTACAATAAACTTCACGTCTTATCCAACAGAATTCATTAGGTGAATAATTTTCTGTAGGGATAGACTCAAAAATGCATGGAGACACATGCTTCACCAATCCCTTACAGGGGGGGTCTAACcttgaaaataaattcaagatggaatctccaaaaaaaatggGTCAGAATTTGAATCTACATGGTCAAATATCCACCCAAGAGTCTCCACCCCAAGTTGAAATGGAACTCACTGCTAAGAAACGGGGTAGTAACTTCACCATAGAAGAAGACCTACTCCTTATATCGGCATGGCTAAATATTAGCTTGGATGTAGTGGAAGGGAATGAGCAAAAACACAAGTCATACTGGAGGAGGATTTGGGAGTACTTCCACAAGAACAAGACCTTTATTTCTGAACGTACTCCAACATCTATAACGAGTCGGTGGTCAACAATTCAGAATAGCACTGAGAAGTTTTGTGGGTACTTGGCCCAGGTTGAATCAATGCATCAAAGTGGTTTGAATGAACATGACAAGGTATAGATTATATTGAAAGTGGTGTCAATGCATCAATGCACAAACAGTTTTACGATTCtaattattttctattgttAATTTTTCAGATTGGTAAGGCGAAACGTATGTATCAAGAATCACATAAAACCCCGTTTCAATTTGATCATTGTTGGAATATGTTGAGGTGTCAACCAAAATGGTTGGAGCATTGTGAGAagcaaagaattaaaagaattaGGAATGCAATAACATCTTCTCCTTCTACTCCAGAGTTGACAAATATTGGACAAGACAATGTCTCACATGATACTTTTGCAAATTTAGAGAGGCCACTAGACAAGAGGGTTGAAAAGGAACGGGTGAGTAAACGAAAGAATGAAGATAATATGAGTTTGAAATTTACTGGGATATTGAATGGgatagaagaagagaaaaaaacaaatgataaGGAAATTGAAATTCTTGAGAAAACATGTCTTCAAGAGCAAGATCAAGATTTCATGAAGAAAGAGCAAGAACAAAAGAGAATTCGTATGAAGAAAGAGCAAGAACAAGAGCGACTTTGTATTATGCAAGAAAAGCTTCAAATGGAACAATTGAAAGAGGAGGAAAGAATTATAATGATGGATACAAGTAGCTTGTCTCAAATACAGCAAGAATATTTTCATCAACGCCAAATGGATATTCTTCGAAATCGAAGGAGTAAATAGTCATTATTGTTGGTTTAGGCAAACTAATCATGGCATTGTAGAATGCAGAGTATATGtagtttttttgttaagtatTAGGGCCTCTCTATTGAGTATGGGAACTTTGTTGTTAAGTACTTTTAACAGGTCTTGTTGagcaaaatgaaatttattgtcaaattacaaattaaaatcaaGACTAACACCGATGAGTAATACGACCATGATATTTAGAATTACTAGTTTTTACAATTGACTACATAATTGCATAAATGCTCAACAAGAGTCGATTGAGAACAAGTTTCTTTGTCTCTACTAGGAAATGGGATGAATTACGAGTCTTCTGctggttaaattttttttttaaatagtgattGTTTAGCGTAGCTTATTATGGCCTCTTAATTTTGCATCAACAAACTCTCATCCAATGTGAAGTTGgatataaaatgattttatatcTAGCCAAATACTTTGGAATGGAAAATCCAACAAATCCTCCTTTTACACGCTTTGCTGCCATCTTATGTGAATATATGAAGATCCAGGAATTCATTGCTGCACAATGGTGTTGAAATTTATCCAATGGAATTAGCACACTAAACAATCAGCATGGCTCTTTGCAGTGGAAGGATTTGAACAGCACACCATATTGCACTC
This DNA window, taken from Quercus robur chromosome 2, dhQueRobu3.1, whole genome shotgun sequence, encodes the following:
- the LOC126712241 gene encoding glutathione S-transferase T3-like isoform X2, with the translated sequence MANTHNSIVSGCNSESRGALVVLEGLDRSGKTSQSSRLLTYLEGLGHSVELWRFPDRSTNVGQMISSYLSNKSQLDDHTIHLLFSANRWEKRSLMETKLKTGTTLIVDRYSYSGVAFSSAKGLGDEWCKAPEIGLLAPDLVLYLDIQPEKAAERGGYGDEKYEQLEFQRKVAQCYQVLHDASWKIVDACQPIEDIEKQLQELVLECVMACQKGKPLANLWSGIDSKMHGDTCFTNPLQGGSNLENKFKMESPKKMGQNLNLHGQISTQESPPQVEMELTAKKRGSNFTIEEDLLLISAWLNISLDVVEGNEQKHKSYWRRIWEYFHKNKTFISERTPTSITSRWSTIQNSTEKFCGYLAQVESMHQSGLNEHDKIGKAKRMYQESHKTPFQFDHCWNMLRCQPKWLEHCEKQRIKRIRNAITSSPSTPELTNIGQDNVSHDTFANLERPLDKRVEKERVSKRKNEDNMSLKFTGILNGIEEEKKTNDKEIEILEKTCLQEQDQDFMKKEQEQKRIRMKKEQEQERLCIMQEKLQMEQLKEEERIIMMDTSSLSQIQQEYFHQRQMDILRNRRSK
- the LOC126712241 gene encoding thymidylate kinase-like isoform X3, producing the protein MIHSYHSYSPGLNFGVQAFGKSLKSQLNFPHKCPIGQIQMANTHNSIVSGCNSESRGALVVLEGLDRSGKTSQSSRLLTYLEGLGHSVELWRFPDRSTNVGQMISSYLSNKSQLDDHTIHLLFSANRWEKRSLMETKLKTGTTLIVDRYSYSGVAFSSAKGLGDEWCKAPEIGLLAPDLVLYLDIQPEKAAERGGYGDEKYEQLEFQRKVAQCYQVLHDASWKIVDACQPIEDIEKQLQELVLECVMACQKGKPLANLWSVEGFEQHTILHSSHRNSILMLPSEIIAPLGSSLQKLRR
- the LOC126712241 gene encoding uncharacterized protein LOC126712241 isoform X1, with protein sequence MIHSYHSYSPGLNFGVQAFGKSLKSQLNFPHKCPIGQIQMANTHNSIVSGCNSESRGALVVLEGLDRSGKTSQSSRLLTYLEGLGHSVELWRFPDRSTNVGQMISSYLSNKSQLDDHTIHLLFSANRWEKRSLMETKLKTGTTLIVDRYSYSGVAFSSAKGLGDEWCKAPEIGLLAPDLVLYLDIQPEKAAERGGYGDEKYEQLEFQRKVAQCYQVLHDASWKIVDACQPIEDIEKQLQELVLECVMACQKGKPLANLWSGIDSKMHGDTCFTNPLQGGSNLENKFKMESPKKMGQNLNLHGQISTQESPPQVEMELTAKKRGSNFTIEEDLLLISAWLNISLDVVEGNEQKHKSYWRRIWEYFHKNKTFISERTPTSITSRWSTIQNSTEKFCGYLAQVESMHQSGLNEHDKIGKAKRMYQESHKTPFQFDHCWNMLRCQPKWLEHCEKQRIKRIRNAITSSPSTPELTNIGQDNVSHDTFANLERPLDKRVEKERVSKRKNEDNMSLKFTGILNGIEEEKKTNDKEIEILEKTCLQEQDQDFMKKEQEQKRIRMKKEQEQERLCIMQEKLQMEQLKEEERIIMMDTSSLSQIQQEYFHQRQMDILRNRRSK